AAAGTTTCACACAATtcaccaaaataagccaaaaaGCTTAAATATCTTTCATCCCTGGGTGCTAATGAAAATTTATTCACCAATAGGGTATTCACATCTGGCGCAAATATGAAATCATACTCTAAATATGAATAcgaaatattctgaaacagtcgATCCCTTTTGAATTGATCAAATAATTGCATTACATTTCTTGCATATAATTTGGTTGAATAATTTTTCTTCATGTTGTTACAGTTGTACTGAAGTAGATAATGTGGTCTTATAAGGTGTATTATCATTGTCATGAACTTCAAGCCAAGTGCATTTGTCATTCCCATAGTATTTACAATCCATGGCATTGTCTTATAATGTTCATTATCCTTGCAATAACTTATCAACTGTTGAACTGCATTCACATAACATTTTGTATTGTCCATTGTGCTGATCACACCAATGTTTAGCATCCTAAAATAaagttgtattattaataaaagcaaATTATAACTCACATTCTACTATTAGTCAGAAGGTAGTTGTACTATTAATAATGGCAAATTATAACTTACAATCCACTATTAGTGGGTAGCTAGGTagttttactattaataatggCAAATTATAACTTACAATCCACTATTAGTGGGTAGCTAGGTagttttactattaataatggCAAATTATAACTTACAATCCACTATTAGTGGGTAGCTAGGTagttttactattaataatggCAAATTATAACTTACAATCCACTATTAGTGGGTAGCTAGGTagttttactattaataatggCAAATTATAACTTACAATCCACTATTAGTGGGTAGCTAGGTagttttactattaataatggCAAATTATAACTTACAATCCACTATTAGTGAGTAGCTAGGTagttttactattaataatggCAAATTATAACTTACAATCCACTATTAGTGAGTAGCTAGGTagttttactattaataatggCAAATTATAACTTACAATCCACTATTAGTGGGTAGCTAGGTAGTTGTACTATTAATAATGGCAAATTATAACTTACAATCCACTATTAGTGGGTAGGTAGGTAGTTGTACTATTAATAATGGCAAATTATAACTTACAATCCACTATTAGTGGGAAAGTAGGTAGTTGTATTATTAAcaagaaaaattattactaGCAATCAACTATTAGTGGGAAGGTTCTTTGAAATCCCACTAGCATCATGTAAGTGGATTTAATATGTTGAGTTGGAAGTTATGTACTAATGTCTACAATTATCACttctaaaatgaaattgttacaTTAATGAGCATTGCtgaaatataaactatttgGAAACCTACAAAACAAATACATCTCACATATCTGGTGTCTTCAAATGTGTGAAACTTGGTCCAAATATTGGCTCTCTGACAATTGTTGCGGAAACATTACCAGCTACAGTGAATTCACTCTGTCCTGGATCTAAGTCAATAACTAACACAGGGCCATTGTGTAAAAGCCTGTTAACACAATATCTGAGGAATGTTGATTTACCACTTCCCTTTCCTCCACAGACAATTCCTCTTTTCGGTGTATCtagaacaaaataattattttaccttGTTTAAAATTGATACGTAAAAAATAACCCCCTAATATTccaactaataaataataataaggtcatttttagttatattcagaatatattatataggtaaggAACATAATTTGAAGTAATTTCTATTTACAGATATTAGACACCATATTAGAATAATCAAACCATACTTAATGCAGTTTTCATCACATGCTTCCATTGTGGATTCTCTTCAAAACATCTTACAGGCTTTATTGAATAAAGTGTACAATCTAATAACTTTGATGCCTCTTCAAATACATTTTCAATGCTTCTATTACTCTTAAACAAATTAGATACACTAAAATTATTATCTACAAATTCCATTTTAAGTGATGCCATCGGTTTTAGCAGTAGGATCCCATCAGATTCTCCTAAGGTAGTAACTATATCCTCTGCTTTTGCTGTAGCTAGACCAGCACTCGTTAATTTACTAAACAAGCCACTGTAGTCATTTGAATTCTCTACAGTTTTGAAACACTGTGAGTAACTATAATATGGAGCTATGATCTTGCAATCCTCACTTTTCAAAGTATAAccacaaacatcaatattcccGCCCAAAGATTTTGCCAACACTTTACCATTTAGATATAAACTACTTGGATGTTTCATTACAATAACACAAGATTTATTTCCGATGTAAACACTTAGAGAATCAGCATTGGTTTCTAGGGGCAAGTTAGGTTCTGGTACACTTTCAATTGATTTCAATGCAGATGTATCTATGCAAGAAGATTGTGATTCTATAACATGATTTTCTTCAATGACAGAGCTCACACTATCCTCTAAGATCGTTCCAGCACTGTCTTCTTCAATCAGATCTGATATTGTTACATCATCCGCCACCTCTGGTGCTAAGCTATCTACATCATCCTCTGTATTAATTTGTGCTATTTCACATTCAACTGAGAAGATCCCTGAATTATTAGTCGATAGCAAAGGACCATGAGAATCAATTGAAAGGTTTCTAACTGTTGGATGTTTGTATTCTCCAACAATATCCTCAAAGCTTATATGTGGTGTATCATTTACTGCAATAGATACATATTCTGGAGAGAGGCTATTCTGTTCCTCGGAATCAGTTACATTACAAGCACTTGCCGATATCTTTTCAGcacattgctttttatttttatgtttgatacTATTATTACTGTCTAGCTCTTCTTCAATCACTACAAAATCATTCGTTGAACACATTTCaactgattttctttttttatttactttgcgCGCTTTAAGGTTTTCATGAATTTTAGAGGCTAATTTGCCATCAGTATCAAATTCTGTACTAGAATCATCCGGTGGAGACTCATTATGATCTTGGAAATCCATTGTATCTTTGTCAAGTGAACTTAAAGTGTCTGTATACAAACTATCAGATGAAATGTCTTTATTTGAAGCCATAGAGTCATGAACAACATTGTCACTAAAACTATCAGTTGTAGACTTCGAAACATTGTCTAATGTCTCCGAGTTCGTTTCTACAACTAGGTACTTGCTATCATCTGTTGATGAATTATGAGTAAATTTTTCATCATCACTAGATGCTGTAAGATTTAAATCTGAAAAACCACTGACAGATGTAGAGTCATCTGAATCATCTTTCATGTGTTCCGCTtctttaataagtttattatcGCTATTCTTATAACCTTTTAACATGAGTTTCAGTTGTTTCTTTACAGTTTCTTCTCCTTTGGTCCCTTTGCCTTTGATAATGTGTGCCCGTTCAAAAAAATCCATGTTGAATTGTTATAGGTTAATACCTCATAAATACTGTTGGAAATTGTTCGCAATAATAGAAATtagaaagaaatattttttaatttaaaattacataaaaacataaCCTTAATATTGATAGATGTTGTTATGACTTGTGACATATTATGATAAGACAATTgacatttttataacttttttttatgtctttgaagtaaaataaattaagccTATAATCCGCAATGGGACTATGGATCTGATGTAACCGTAATACAgataatgtgttttttttggtAATGAAATAAGCTGCCTTATTTAGTGATGTGCTGCTACGGTAAATTAGATTGTTTGATGTCTTATATTGTCAATGTTTTTCATTAAATAGCTTAAATGGTTAGAATTTTCTTATTTAGTATACTAATAAAAACAAGTGTCAGGTAGTAAGTAGTTTGACGGCGAAGTTGAACGGGTTTAGAGAGCACCGTCAAATTGCTTAACAAAATCTTGAGCTTTATAAAGAATTATATATCAATCTCGTTGAAATATACTgtcaacattaaataatatggaaatataaaaaaattacataaaaaatatatttatccgGATTGTCGTGCATTACAACCCTTTTTTTCTATATGTGGGGCAAACGAGCAAGAAGATTTCATAATGAAAAGACCTGATGAGGCAAACGCAACACCAGTGGTTTAAGTGGGGAGTATGCTCTAATCTTAAAGGTTCCTAAGTCGTACCGGTTCGCGAGATAGCAGCCTGTAATTGATCCCACAAGTTGGCCGTGCGATGCAAGAAATTTCCCTCAAATCATGATACGGGTGGAATTTGGCATTTTGACTTCATATCCGGTGGTGATATTCGGCTGCTGTTAACAATCTTAACAACTCCTTTAAAAATTCTCCGTGATGAATGCTGTAGAAGATTCACAGAGCACccatctctacgtaacgccaaagAATATGACTTCATCGTCGATGATCCGAGCCATTCTTCGTTGTATGCAGTCAAGTGGAAAAGCTGGTGCTGGGGAGAGCCcaaggtgagaacagtactccatgtgaggccaaatTTACGCCCTATATATTGCAGGCGGAGTTTGGTGTATAGAGTAAAATTTTCGCCAATTAATCCCATATAAGATACCACGTAAGCTTCTAAAACATTTGTTATATTGCGTTGTGCCGTCAAATCACATCTTCTACAGTTTTGACGAACCATGTCGATGAATAAAATTTCCGTTCGCCCGATCATCGTAATCACGCATCACAATACCATACACGGACCACCTCCAAAAGGAATACGCTTCTCAATGAACGTTGAGCATATCCCTCCCCACGTCGACGATAAGCTCTTGAGCGACCGGTTCATTTACACATATCCAACACTCGTTGGTGAATAATATGCAGTCTTTAACGAGCTTAGTCTGTGAGCTGCCGACAGCTTCGGACCATTTGATGGTCTAAAAGGGTGTTCGTTCACTCCCACGAACTGCATTCAGCTGTTTTGAAGTTTACTGACGCGAGGAAACTATTTCGTTGGGAGGTTTGAACAATTAATTGGTCGTCACGAAGGTTCTTGCTTGAGTTCTGCTGGTACCGGGTCTCCTTTTGTAAGAAGTTGAACCAATCTCACCTGCACCAATGCCACAATTTGAGCGGCTTGTTCGGATGAAATATCCGTATTTAAGGAAGCTTTTGTAGAGTTTAAAAGGCAAATAATCAATACTATTAGTATCAATAATATAGATCGCAAATgagaataaaaaacaataaggattatctttaaattttgttttatttttaataattattaatggacAATCTCgacattttcattaaaaattatctaaaaagGTAGCAtacttatcaaaatatattaggTAAGTACCTAATTCGAAAGTAATCCTGAACCTTGATGCAGTTTAGGAGTCCGTCAGTGTATTACATCACCAGCTTAGCGACCATAACGGAAACCATACTGTAAATAGTTAATCATGTGGCTGCAttgacaataaaataataatagtatttctgCACGAAGTTATTTAGGGCCACATGCGATTATACGCGTGTGTAATCGGACTTGGCAGAAACAGAAGATGTGCTTGCAAACTGCAAATATACCCTCCCCAGTTAACACATATAAAACAGCATTCACTGACCCCTGTAAAAGTCCGGCAACGTTCaagtgaatcctctggtgttacaaaagaCAAATAGACTATGGCATCAGTGATAACATCAACTGTCCTGTCATTTgtttcctcttccataaaaaaaatgtgagccgtcacgggacgcctggcagatgtgaaacatcgacataattttgtaaaagtaatatgcagaaaagaacatattgtgataggaactaaatatgtcataatgataaaataaaatattacgatttttttccagataacgatgactatttattgaataaacatttattttcattaaatacaaaaatttacgaatttatttcaaatcgttactacttaattcgtttaatcagtgacttcggtaatagttatattcgatgttgcctctgaggacgttattactgtgacaaggcgacgcgtcgccacggcatgcgtcgccacgccagaaatcggttttacgtgcggctatagatgtttcacatcaaaaactGATTTGATGACATCTAACCCTGAAAATGATAGGCTCTAGAAAGGGCAAAACACAGTtataatctttaaattttatacatataacCACTGTTGATTCTTGGGAGATAAATATACATTCATGATTGTAATCACTTTCAATACCGTCCATACAAATGAACACTACAAATCACTGGAGAGATATCTtccagtgatcacttaacaattcCTAAAACTGTACTCTAAAGCTATTGCAATAGAGTacaattttaaaagtgaaacAAGCTATACTAAGTTTATTAAGCTTGGAAGGTAGAGATGAAGTCAGTCACGATCTTCTTGAGCGACGCGTCTGACTCGGGTGTGATCTGTCCGTCCTTAGCAATGGTGTTCAGCAGTGCCTGGTGGCTTGTCTTGATGTGTTGGGTGAATTCTTTCTCGAAAGCAGTGATCTTGCTGGGGTCCAGTTTGTCAAGGTGGCCACGCACACCGCAGTAGATGATGGCGACCTTAAATAAATGGtatagtttttaaaaaatgttaagaCAAACCCATAGGCGTAACTACGGCAATTGCACAACCTAGAAACTTCTATGCCCACCTACAACCCCAACATGTTTGATCCCCAGAATAATAATACATGTTCTATCTTTTATCACATCTGTTTAGCACGAAAAGATAACAGACagacataatttaattattttaacttaaaattatagaaacttataattttatttatgacttATTAAAGAGCTGAACCATTTGATTTTCAAATAAACTTGGAAATGAagatatagtaaaaaaaaggaaagtGAATTAACTACATTATTCATTAGCAGGTGTTATTTATGATCTTTAATTTGATGACCTCCTGTAGTTCAGACAGACAGCTatgcaaaattatataaaaatcaataaaatatgctAATGAGTAGGATAAAGGCCTGTTACTCTGTTTGCATTTTTAGTTCATTTGGTCACCATTCTAAAAACCATAGTACTTAATGAGTTgcattgtatttaataatgttttttttctttgccTCTGTTCTTCACACAAAGCTTTTGGAAACCGGGTTCCACATCACAAGTCCAACACAACCAAACTGACTTATTTTCGTTTCGGTCATGCAGTTTACTCTATGGTTACATTATCTTCATTCCTCGGTGGAACGTGAAGATCGCTTCACTAAGCCTCCCGTTCCCCTGTTACCGCCTCGCGCTAGTCAAGTTGCATTAGTACAGTTTGCAGttaggttattaaaaaaaaattacgggttgcactccgggagtgccgacagaagtgaaaacttattttggcgcgttagaCATTTTTTAGATAGGCACTAGGGTTATGAATTGCAGTTTATttatgaattgtattttattaattattagaaactttaaaatacatttaatattcttttatgaATCATCGTTAAGAATTTCGACcttgtatcatcatcattaaaattattacaatctaaAATAGAAACTATAGGTTCATGGTAACTAAAATaggagatggcgcagatggggcgtgggtagcttaataaatatagtctaaaaaggcaaaaaaatacacaaaaaaaacctctagaaaaaaacatattctcaaagtgggcggtgagcaaaataaggttgagaaactatgatgtTGACGTTATCACATGCATATATGCACATACTATAGCTGCGTCTCATAACGGTGTCGCGAGTCCAGAgattttttctcatttaaaaatATGCGTACCACGCTAAAAGAATTTTCCACTTCAATAATTT
This DNA window, taken from Leptidea sinapis chromosome 25, ilLepSina1.1, whole genome shotgun sequence, encodes the following:
- the LOC126972037 gene encoding polynucleotide 5'-hydroxyl-kinase NOL9; the protein is MDFFERAHIIKGKGTKGEETVKKQLKLMLKGYKNSDNKLIKEAEHMKDDSDDSTSVSGFSDLNLTASSDDEKFTHNSSTDDSKYLVVETNSETLDNVSKSTTDSFSDNVVHDSMASNKDISSDSLYTDTLSSLDKDTMDFQDHNESPPDDSSTEFDTDGKLASKIHENLKARKVNKKRKSVEMCSTNDFVVIEEELDSNNSIKHKNKKQCAEKISASACNVTDSEEQNSLSPEYVSIAVNDTPHISFEDIVGEYKHPTVRNLSIDSHGPLLSTNNSGIFSVECEIAQINTEDDVDSLAPEVADDVTISDLIEEDSAGTILEDSVSSVIEENHVIESQSSCIDTSALKSIESVPEPNLPLETNADSLSVYIGNKSCVIVMKHPSSLYLNGKVLAKSLGGNIDVCGYTLKSEDCKIIAPYYSYSQCFKTVENSNDYSGLFSKLTSAGLATAKAEDIVTTLGESDGILLLKPMASLKMEFVDNNFSVSNLFKSNRSIENVFEEASKLLDCTLYSIKPVRCFEENPQWKHVMKTALNTPKRGIVCGGKGSGKSTFLRYCVNRLLHNGPVLVIDLDPGQSEFTVAGNVSATIVREPIFGPSFTHLKTPDMMLNIGVISTMDNTKCYVNAVQQLISYCKDNEHYKTMPWIVNTMGMTNALGLKFMTMIIHLIRPHYLLQYNCNNMKKNYSTKLYARNVMQLFDQFKRDRLFQNISYSYLEYDFIFAPDVNTLLVNKFSLAPRDERYLSFLAYFGELCETFTKDIHSWVFGITPYEVMLKDLYIGVNVNLKGNCIKNVINGKVVALCKQRSHCRSKVFKLSDKPLQCYGHGLVRGIDWEKEVLYVVTPVSGSKLSLVNTLVYSDWIPDIRGQETYLPEGTQLPYRTTENHQQLMSTPRRRFNPLQLIKMTSESSVK